In a single window of the Rhineura floridana isolate rRhiFlo1 chromosome 3, rRhiFlo1.hap2, whole genome shotgun sequence genome:
- the LOC133381090 gene encoding zinc finger protein 345-like produces the protein MATSLGDVWGIPDEGKPLEVSLERAEEQKYEWNLGNQDGTNRQEGRQTQMLGDESSTSQGDDNEIQGSTHHLKEIRMSPECSKILSYQKALLTHRRRHKRGRPYIRMEYDKSFSYSGALSLHPIAHTGKKPYSCLQDGKSFGLSSHLTSHQRIHTGYKPYECLECGKSFSASSALTRHQRTHTGDKPYKCLECGKSFGLSSHLTSHQRIHTGYKPYECLECGKSFSASGTLTRHQRTHTGEKPYKCLECGKSFSDNSHLTRHQRTHTGDKPYECLECGKSFSHNEHLIRHQRIHTGDKPYKCFECGKIFSQSDNLTLHQRTHTGEKPYKCLACGKSFSRRGDLTMHQRSHTGEQPYKCFECGKSFRNSGTLTIHQRIHSGDKPYKCLECGKSFSCSGTLTSHQRTHTGDKPYQCLECGKSFSQRFSLTSHQRTHTGDKPYQCLECGKSFSHRMSLTSHQRTHTGDKPYECLACGKNFSWSGNLARHQRIHTGDKPYECLACGKSFSCSGTLTLHQRTHTGEKPYKCLQCGKSFSASSTLTRHQRIHTGDKSYKCLECGKSFRCRNSIMSHQRIHTGEKSYKCLECGKSFRCSGHLTSHQRTHTGEKPYQCLKCGKSFSCSGNLTPHQRTHTGEKPYKCLECGKSFSQRDNLTSHQRTHTGEKPYKCLECGKSFSQRSSLTLHQRTHTGEKPYKCLECGKSFSASSSLTRHQRTHRVDKAYK, from the coding sequence GAGATGTTTGGGGAATCCCGGATGAAGGGAAACCATTAGAAGTCTCACTGGAAAGAGCTGAGGAGCAGAAGTATGAATGGAACTTGGGGAATCAAGATGGAACAAACAGACAAGAGGGGAGACAAACGCAGATGCTAGGGGATGAATCCAGTACTTCTCAGGGTGATGACAATGAAATTCAAGGGAGTACTCATCACCTAAAGGAAATAAGAATGTCTCCTGAGTGCAGTAAAATCTTAAGCTACCAAAAAGCCTTGCTCACACATCGGAGAAGGCATAAGAGAGGGAGACCATATATACGCATGGAGTATGACAAAAGCTTCAGTTACAGTGGTGCCCTTTCTTTACATCCAATAGCTCATACAGGGAAGAAGCCTTATAGCTGCTTACAGGATGGAAAGAGCTTTGGtctgagtagccaccttacttcacatcaaagaattcatacagggtacaaaccatatgaatgcttggagtgtggaaagagctttagtgcaAGTAGCGCCcttactagacatcaaagaactcatacaggggacaaaccttataaatgcttggagtgtggaaagagcttcggtctgagtagccaccttacttcacatcaaagaattcatacagggtacaaaccatatgaatgcttggagtgtggaaagagcttcagtgcaagtggcacccttactagacatcaaagaactcatacaggggagaaaccttataaatgcttggagtgtggaaagagcttcagtgacaatagccaccttactagacatcaaagaactcatacaggggacaaaccatatgaatgcttggagtgtggaaagagcttcagtcataaTGAACACCTTATTAGACATCAGCGAATTCATACAGGAGAcaagccttataaatgcttcgagtgtggaaagatctTCAGTCAGAGTgacaaccttactttgcatcaaagaactcatacaggggagaaaccttataagtgcttggcgtgtggaaagagcttcagtcgcagAGGCGACCTTACTATGCATCAAAGAAGTCATACAGGGGAGcagccttataaatgctttgagtgtggaaagagtttccgtaacagtggcacccttactatacatcaaagaattcattcaggggacaaaccttataaatgcttggagtgtggaaagagctttagttgcAGTGGCactcttacttcacatcaaagaactcatacaggggacaaaccttatcaatgcttggagtgtggaaaaagcttcagccaGAGATtctcccttacttcacatcaaagaactcatacaggggacaaaccttatcaatgcttggagtgtggaaagagcttcagtcacagaatgtcccttacttcacatcaaaggactcatacaggggacaaaccttatgaatgcttggcgtgtggaaagaacttcagttgGAGTGGCAACCTTGCtagacatcaaagaattcatacaggggacaaaccttatgaatgcttggcgtgtggaaagagcttcagttgcagTGGCACCctcactttacatcaaagaactcacacaggggagaagccttataaatgcttgcagtgtggaaagagtttcagtgcaagtagcacccttactagacatcaaagaatccatacaggggacaaatcttataaatgtttggagtgtggaaagagctttcgtTGCAGAAACTCCATTAtgtcacatcaaagaattcacacaggggaaaaatcttataaatgcttggagtgtggaaagagtttccgtTGCAGTGGCCACctcacttcgcatcaaagaactcatacaggggaaaaaccttatcaatgcctgaagtgtggaaagagcttcagttgcagTGGCAACCTCACtccgcatcaaagaactcatacaggggagaagccttataaatgcttggagtgtggaaagagcttcagccagagagacaaccttacttcgcatcaaagaactcatacaggggagaagccttataaatgcttggagtgtggaaagagcttcagtcagagatcCTCCCTTActctgcatcaaagaactcatacaggggagaagccttataaatgcttggagtgtggaaagagcttcagtgcaaGTAGCTCCcttactagacatcaaagaactcatagaGTGGACAAGGCTTATAAATGA